Proteins encoded in a region of the Neodiprion virginianus isolate iyNeoVirg1 chromosome 2, iyNeoVirg1.1, whole genome shotgun sequence genome:
- the LOC124299092 gene encoding protein 60A, which yields MLRFGKLSIVALYSSLLLLFFTEIGDSEGRLSGLYVDNGLDQTVIHRVVTQRERQEVEHEILNLLGLPDRPRGLGGHPPQVKRSAPKFLLDIYRNTLGEGEDQDLSSTVKPEGDRGHFDLSGQDLRAIDQSDVIMSFAAHNHHVAGVRHERGKRLWFDVSEVPPGESIIGAELRLYQSPDLKNKKKQGSYVVTAYRVLRTEDGERELQYVDAMNTSTGREGWLTLNVSEPLQHWVNDPEANRGLYLSVHPADRSVHEMRPEDVGIVGSRGDVDKQPFMVAFFKSSGIREARVRRKRDARRRKKSDTSSVDYRSNPYTDPSIQSNARTCKIQTLYVNFRDLQWQDWIIAPNGYDAYYCSGECNFPLNAHMNATNHAIVQTLVHLVTPGKVPKPCCAPTKLSPISVLYFLDDNNVMLKKYKNMVVKSCGCH from the exons ATGCTCCGTTTTGGTAAATTGTCAATCGTCGCGTTGTActcgtcgttgttgttgttgttcttcaCCGAAATCGGCGACTCGGAGGGACGTCTGAGCGGACTTTACGTCGACAATGGTCTCGACCAGACGGTTATACATCGTGTAGTTACGCAGCGCGAAAGACAGGAAGTTGAACACGAAATATTGAACCTCCTGGGGCTACCCGATCGGCCCAGAGGACTCGGCGGACATCCGCCACAGGTGAAACGATCGGCGCCCAAGTTTCTCCTCGACATATACAGGAACACCCTCGGCGAGGGGGAGGATCAGGACTTGTCGTCTACCGTAAAACCCGAAGGAGACCGCGGGCACTTTGATCTCAGCGGACAAGACCTCAGAGCAATTGACCAGAGCGATGTTATAATGAGCTTTGCTGCGCACA ATCACCACGTGGCCGGGGTTCGTCACGAGCGTGGAAAGAGGCTGTGGTTCGACGTGTCGGAAGTACCGCCGGGAGAATCCATAATAGGCGCTGAATTGAGGCTCTACCAAAGTccggatttgaaaaataaaaaaaaacaaggttCCTACGTTGTGACGGCGTACAGAGTGCTGCGCACCGAAGACGG GGAACGGGAATTGCAGTACGTAGATGCGATGAATACATCAACCGGTCGTGAAGGTTGGTTGACTCTAAACGTTAGCGAGCCTCTCCAGCACTGGGTTAACGATCCTGAGGCGAATCGAGGGCTGTACCTGTCTGTACATCCAGCCGATCGATCCG TGCACGAAATGAGACCTGAGGATGTTGGGATCGTTGGCTCGAGGGGTGATGTTGACAAGCAGCCCTTCATGGTTGCGTTTTTCAAAAGCTCGGGCATCCGCGAGGCGAGAGTAAGACGGAAACGAGATGCTCGACGGCGAAAGAAGAGCGACACATCGAGTGTTGACTACAGAAGTAACCCTTACACTG ATCCTTCGATTCAATCGAACGCGAGAACGTGCAAGATACAGACGCTTTACGTGAACTTCAGAGATCTGCAGTGGCAG GATTGGATCATTGCGCCGAATGGCTACGATGCCTACTACTGCAGCGGTGAATGTAACTTTCCTTTAAACGCCCACATGAATGCAACCAACCATGCAATAGTGCAGACCCTGGTGCATCTGGTAACCCCGGGAAAAGTTCCAAAGCCGTGTTGCGCGCCGACAAAACTTTCGCCGATATCGGTTCTCTACTTTTTGGATGACAACAACGTCATGctaaagaagtataaaaatatggtCGTTAAAAGCTGCGGTTGCCACTAA
- the LOC124299091 gene encoding caspase-8-like isoform X1 yields MTTLDAERKDRLPIITKNLLNIQVLKRIDNDLDIYEKVHCVFLMIEHYQTGYQTLLDAVDERIPSISRFVVENNVTDWPDKVMEALCLLQNNEVLLKLGVNPDDAQTFFHANITRMSCKINKYAKTFYNLFENLSKDDAVKLQQRIYQQIDPPRCSAWMGENFLEIHLLWWIKKGLITISGDNWELLRILEILKLLNMSSSSAYLALQMYEGERKKNLCVHDQLDINRGSSNLKTNSYVINKGLAIIFNQMQFTGPIEYEYREGSQVDCDRIEEVFKNTFGFDTHVYLDLSGDEIYQTLDEKLCDAKEKYDCVAVFILSHGTSGHIIASDGKSCTIEKIKKHICIDALQTKPKILVIQACQTIEDIKLDGPTYSRNEVDNNRDFILLCSTISGQPSARHPRDGTWYIQVLCDVLENMRGKCIGGEIPIEVQRRFDEKEGIINKNLYRQVPNIMCQTLSKKLILPYNPTAPSN; encoded by the exons ATGACAACGCTTGATGCTGAACGGAAAGATAGGCTGccaataataacaaaaaacttGCTTAATATACAAGTGTTGAAGAGGATTGATAATGATTTAGACATTTACGAGAAAGTCCATTGTGTGTTTTTGATGATTGAACACTACCAGACGGGTTACCAAACCCTTCTCGATGCTGTGGATGAAAGAATTCCTAGCATATCACGGTTTGTGGTCGAAAACAACGTGACGGATTGGCCCGACAAGGTCATGGAAGCGTTATGCCTTCTACAGAATAATGAAGTTCTTTTAAAGTTAGGTGTGAATCCTGACGACGcgcaaactttttttcatgcaaacaTAACAAGAATGTCTTGTAAAATTAATAAGTATGCTAAAACTTTTTATAACttgtttgaaaatctttcaaaAGACGATGCTGTCAAACTCCAGCAGCGCATATATCAACAAATAGATCCACCCAGGTGCAGTGCTTGgatgggtgaaaattttctagaaATACACTTGCTATGGTGGATTAAAAAGGGGTTAATCACCATTTCTGGAG ATAATTGGGAATTGTTACGGATATTAGAAATCTTAAAACTGCTGAATATGTCGAGTAGTAGTGCCTACCTAGCATTACAAATGTATGAgggagaaaggaaaaaaaacctatGTGTTCACGATCAATTAGATATCAATCGTGGTTCATCAAATCTAAAGACGAATtcatatgtaataaataaaggcCTGGCcataattttcaaccaaatGCAGTTCACTGGTCCTATAGAA TATGAGTATAGAGAAGGCTCACAGGTGGACTGTGACAGAATAGAAGAAGTGTTCAAAAATACATTTGGATTTGACACACACGTGTACCTTGACTTGTCCGGAGACGAAATTTACCAAACCCTGGATGAGAAATTGTGTGACgccaaagaaaaatatgactGTGTTGCAGTCTTTATTTTGTCTCATGGCACATCTG GACACATAATCGCATCTGATGGTAAGAGCTGTAccatagaaaaaattaaaaaacacaTTTGCATCGATGCTTTACAAACTAAACCAAAAATTCTAGTTATCCAGGCATGCCAAACAATCGAAG ATATCAAGCTCGATGGCCCAACATATTCACGAAACGAGGTTGACAACAATCGCGACTTCATTCTATTATGTTCAACGATATCGGGTCAACCATCAGCCAGGCACCCACGTGACG GCACTTGGTACATTCAAGTTCTCTGCGACGTACTGGAAAATATGCGGGGTAAATGTATCGGAGGCGAAATCCCTATAGAAGTGCAGAGACGATTTGATGAAAAAGAGggtattattaataaaaatttgtacaggCAGGTACCGAATATAATGTGCCAGACGCTCagcaaaaaattgattctcCCGTATAATCCAACAGCTCCCAGCAATTGA
- the LOC124299091 gene encoding caspase-8-like isoform X2: MTTLDAERKDRLPIITKNLLNIQVLKRIDNDLDIYEKVHCVFLMIEHYQTGYQTLLDAVDERIPSISRFVVENNVTDWPDKVMEALCLLQNNEVLLKLGVNPDDAQTFFHANITRMSCKINKYAKTFYNLFENLSKDDAVKLQQRIYQQIDPPRCSAWMGENFLEIHLLWWIKKGLITISGDNWELLRILEILKLLNMSSSSAYLALQMYEGERKKNLCVHDQLDINRGSSNLKTNSYVINKGLAIIFNQMQFTGPIEYEYREGSQVDCDRIEEVFKNTFGFDTHVYLDLSGDEIYQTLDEKLCDAKEKYDCVAVFILSHGTSGHIIASDVIQACQTIEDIKLDGPTYSRNEVDNNRDFILLCSTISGQPSARHPRDGTWYIQVLCDVLENMRGKCIGGEIPIEVQRRFDEKEGIINKNLYRQVPNIMCQTLSKKLILPYNPTAPSN, from the exons ATGACAACGCTTGATGCTGAACGGAAAGATAGGCTGccaataataacaaaaaacttGCTTAATATACAAGTGTTGAAGAGGATTGATAATGATTTAGACATTTACGAGAAAGTCCATTGTGTGTTTTTGATGATTGAACACTACCAGACGGGTTACCAAACCCTTCTCGATGCTGTGGATGAAAGAATTCCTAGCATATCACGGTTTGTGGTCGAAAACAACGTGACGGATTGGCCCGACAAGGTCATGGAAGCGTTATGCCTTCTACAGAATAATGAAGTTCTTTTAAAGTTAGGTGTGAATCCTGACGACGcgcaaactttttttcatgcaaacaTAACAAGAATGTCTTGTAAAATTAATAAGTATGCTAAAACTTTTTATAACttgtttgaaaatctttcaaaAGACGATGCTGTCAAACTCCAGCAGCGCATATATCAACAAATAGATCCACCCAGGTGCAGTGCTTGgatgggtgaaaattttctagaaATACACTTGCTATGGTGGATTAAAAAGGGGTTAATCACCATTTCTGGAG ATAATTGGGAATTGTTACGGATATTAGAAATCTTAAAACTGCTGAATATGTCGAGTAGTAGTGCCTACCTAGCATTACAAATGTATGAgggagaaaggaaaaaaaacctatGTGTTCACGATCAATTAGATATCAATCGTGGTTCATCAAATCTAAAGACGAATtcatatgtaataaataaaggcCTGGCcataattttcaaccaaatGCAGTTCACTGGTCCTATAGAA TATGAGTATAGAGAAGGCTCACAGGTGGACTGTGACAGAATAGAAGAAGTGTTCAAAAATACATTTGGATTTGACACACACGTGTACCTTGACTTGTCCGGAGACGAAATTTACCAAACCCTGGATGAGAAATTGTGTGACgccaaagaaaaatatgactGTGTTGCAGTCTTTATTTTGTCTCATGGCACATCTG GACACATAATCGCATCTGATG TTATCCAGGCATGCCAAACAATCGAAG ATATCAAGCTCGATGGCCCAACATATTCACGAAACGAGGTTGACAACAATCGCGACTTCATTCTATTATGTTCAACGATATCGGGTCAACCATCAGCCAGGCACCCACGTGACG GCACTTGGTACATTCAAGTTCTCTGCGACGTACTGGAAAATATGCGGGGTAAATGTATCGGAGGCGAAATCCCTATAGAAGTGCAGAGACGATTTGATGAAAAAGAGggtattattaataaaaatttgtacaggCAGGTACCGAATATAATGTGCCAGACGCTCagcaaaaaattgattctcCCGTATAATCCAACAGCTCCCAGCAATTGA